The genomic interval CGGACGTTGTCGACCGCGACCGAGCCGGAGGCCGTCCGGGTCTTCCTCGCCGGGCCGGCCTTCTTCGGCGGCTTCAGGCTGACCGGTTTGCCGTCGATCCAGAAGCCCGGCCCGAGCGGGTACGTGCGGATCTTGCCGTGCCGGTCCTCGAGGTCGACGACACCGTGCTCCCACCGCACGATCGCGCCGACGAACCCCGAGCTGGGCTCCTCGACGACCATCCCCTTCGCGATCTCGACCTCGACGGTCCGCCCGTTCTTCGGCTTCCGCCAGTCCCCACTGAGTACGTCGTTCCCATACCTGTCAGCCACCTGCCCAACGGTATGTCGTGCACCGCTCAGTACGTGGGAGCGGCATGCGTGGCGGTGGTCCGCCGGCTGGAAGCGGTCACCGTGAGGACGAAGTACGCCAGGAAGCCGACGACCAGGCCGACGGCCCACGAGTAGTCGTAGAGCGGTTTGAGGAACGGGATCAGGCCGTCCTCGGGGAACGGGCCGGCGCCCGGGTTCGAGTACGCGCCGCCGACCGCGAGCACCGAGCCGAGCAGCGTGGCGGCCACGCCGCGCCAGTTCCAGCCGGCCGAGTACCAGTAGCGGCCGTTCGGCTGGTACAGGTCGGCGAGGAACAGGTTCGTCCGGTCGATCAGCCAGTACCCCGCGATCAGTACGCCGGCCACCGACGCGAGCAGACCGCCGTAGAACGACAGCCAGACGAAGATGTAGATCGACGGGTCCGAGATCAGCCGCCACGGCTGGATCACGACGCCGATCACGCCGGTGACCAGGCCCGCGGTGCGGAAGTTCAGCCAGCGGGGGAGCGCGTTCGCGAAGTCGTACGACGGGCTGACCACGTTGGCCGCGACGTTGCAGGACATCGTCGCGAGGATCGCCATGATCAGGCCGATCGTGACGATCACCGGGTTCTCGAACCGGCGGGTGAGCTCGACCGGGTCCCAGATCGCCGAGCCGTACAGCACGACCGTGCCCGAGGTGGTGATGATCGAGACCAGCGCGATGAACGACATCGTCGTCGGCAGGCCGATGATCTGGCCCCACACCTGCGCCCGCTGGCCCTTCCCGAACCGGGTGAAGTCCGGCATGTTCAGCGACAGCGTCGCCCAGAACGCGATCATGCCCATCAGCGACGGCGCGAAGATCTTCCAGAAGTCGGCGTCCCAGCCGAGTTTCGACGGCTGCGACAGGATCGGCCCGAAGCCGCCGGCTTTGACCAGGATCGCGACCATCAGCGCCACGAACGCGACCGTCACCAGTGGTGCGGCCCAGTTCTCGAACCGGCGCAGGCCCTCGATGCCGCGGAAGATCAGCACCATCTGCAGCACCCAGAAGAACGCGAAGCTCAGCCACATCGTCCACGGATGGCCGCCGATCGCCGACGCGTTCAGCCAGCCCTTGCCGAACAGCTCGCCGACGATCACGTAGATCGCCTGGCCGCCGATCCAGGTCTGGATGCCGAACCAGCCGCAGGCGATGAACGCCCGCAGCAGCGCCGGGAAGTTCGCGCCGCGGACGCCGTAGAACGCCCGCGCGAACACCGGGAACGGGATGCCGTACTTCGTCCCCGCGTGACTGTTCAGCAGCAGCGGCACCAGCACGATCAGGTTCCCGAGCGTGATGGTGAGGAACGCCTGCAGCCAGTTCATCCCGATCGCGACCAGGCCGGAGGCGAGCAGGTAGCTGGGGATGTTGTGCGCCATCCCCATCCACAGCGCGGCGTAGTTGTACGTCGTCCAGGTCCGCTCCGGCAGCCGGGTCGGTGCCAGCTCGGCGTTCGCGTACGGGCTGTCCGCCAGCGCCGCGGGATCGGTCAGTTCGACTCGTCCATCCGAGTGAACAGTCTGCTCAATCGTGGCCATGAGGTACCACCCCATCCGGTCGGGCGATGTCCGTTCCGAACAAGTTGCGCGACGAGATGACGTCGTGTCAACGGACAACTACCCGAAAGGGTCATCCCGGGCCGAGCAAGGGCAGAGTCGGGCGCTGCGGCGCACCCAATGCCTGGTAGCCGCGGCGGATCGCGTCCTGGAGCTTCTCGACCGGCCACGGCCAGTCCTCGGTGTGCTTGAGGGCGTCGTCCAGCGGAGTGCCGGCGTGGTGCAGCGACGAGATCGTGTTCGCCACCGTGCCGAGGTCCATCGCCTGGTCGCGGGCGAACTCGGCGTCGACGACAGCGCCGTGCCCGGGGACGACCTTCGTGGTCGCGGTCATCATGCCGACCACGCTGTTGAGGGTGTCCGGCCACTCGAGCGGGAACGAGTCCTCGCCGTACGACGGTGGCGCCGACTCCTCGAGCAGATCGCCGACGAAGAACGCGTCCACATCCGGTACGACGACCACCGTGTCGCCGGACGTGTGGGCGTTGCCGACGTACAGCAGCTCGACGCGACGGTCGCCGAGGTCGATCACCTTCGCGGCCGCGAACGTCGTACCGGCGAGGTCTTCCTCGGTCGCCGCGTTCTCGTGCAGGTAGACGGTGGCATCGGTGAAGACGCTGTTGCCGACGACGTGGTCGAAGTGTGCGTGGGTGTTCACGACCCATTTCACCGGCGCGTCGGTGAGCTCGCGGATGTGGTCACGCAGCTGCTCGGCCTCTTCGGTCGTGGCTCGGGTGTCGATCACCAACGCGCCCTCGGACCCGACGACCAGGCCGACGTTCAGGTCCCACGCGTCGTACCGCCGAACCCAGGTGCGGTCACCGATCTCGCTCCACGTGCTCATGCGGACGAGGTTACTTGCTGAGCACGTCGCCCTTGATCACCTGGTCGCGGTCGACGCCGCGCAGCAGCAGGCCGACGTTGTCGCCGGCCTTCGCGGTCTTGACGATCTTGCGGAACATCTCGACGCCGGTCACCTCGACCTGCTGCAGCGGCTGCCCGGCCCGGCTGAGCAGCACCTGCTCGCCGACCGACACCGTGCCGGCCTGCACCCGCCCGGTCACGACGGTGCCGCGACCGGTGATCGAGAACACGTCCTCGACCGTCATCCCGAACGATCCGACGGGCAGCGAGTCCTGCGGCCGCGGCGGCCCCGGGAATCCGCCCGCCTGCGCGTGCCCGCGGGCCAGCAGCTCCTGCGGATCCATCGGATTGCTGTCCCGCTTCCAGAACTTCCAGCTCATCCTTCGACCCTAGCGGTTGGCAACCCCTCTCCTCGCGACTTAAGGTCGCAAGTGTTCCGATCGGAACCTCGAAACTTTCGAAGGGTGGTCGTTGTGACCGAACGACGTGCACTGGTGGTCCGCGGCGGCTGGGAAGGTCATTCCCCGGTCGAGGCGACCGACCTGTTCATTCCGTACCTGAAGGAGAACGGATACGACGTCACCGTCTCCGACACGACCGAGAGCTACCTGGACCTGGACGGCGTCGACCTCGTGCTGCAGTGCGTCACGATGAGCGAGATCCCCGCCGAACACGTCAAGGCGCTCGACGCCGCGATCCGGACCGGCACCGGCCTGGCCGGCTGGCACGGCGGGATCGCGGACTCGTTCCGGAACAGCGCTGACTACAACTTCATCGTCGGCGGGCAGTTCATCTCGCACCCGCACGGGTTCACCGACTACCGGGTCGACATCGTCCCCGAGCAGGCCGGCCACCCGATCGTCGAGGGCATCACGCACTTCGACGTGCACACCGAGCAGTACTACGTGCACTACGACCCGACCGACACCGTGCTGGCCACGACGACGTTCAAGTCGCACCCGGACTACCCGTGGATCGAGGGCGCGGTGATGCCGGCGGTCTGGACCCGCACGTGGGGTGAGGGCAAGGTCTTCGTCTGCACGGTCGGCCACAAGCTGGACGACCTGGAGACTCCTGAGGTGCGCACGATCATCGAGCGGGGGCTGCTGTGGGCGAGCAAGTGACCAACATCGGCATCGTCGGCACCGGAGTGATCTCCGGCACGTACCTCGACCACCTGGCCAAGCTCCCCGGCGTCGACGTGATCGCAGTGGCCGACCTGGACCGCAGCCGCGCCGAGGCGATCGCGGACCAGCACGAGGGCATCCGTGCACTCACGCCGGACGAGCTGTACGCCGCCGACGACGTCGAGATCGTGCTGAACCTGACCATCCCAGCCGCACACGCTCCGGTGCACCAGGCCGCGATGGAAGCCGGTAAGCACGTGTACGGCGAGAAGCCGCTCGCCGTCGACCGCGCCGCGGCCGAGCCCCTCCTGAAGTACGCCGCCGCGAACGACCTCCGTGTCGGGTGCGCACCGGACACCGTGCTCGGTACGGGAACCCAGACTGCTCGCGCAGTGATCGACCGCGGCGACATCGGCGTACCGCATGCCGCGACTGCGTCGTTCGTCACGCCGGGGCATGAGCTGTGGCACCCGGCACCGGAGTTCTACTACCAGCCGGGTGGCGGTCCGGTCCTCGACATGGGGCCGTACTACGTGACCAGTCTGGTCACCCTGCTCGGTCCTGTACGCCGGGTCACCGCGCGGGCCGGTCAGTCGAAGCAGGAGCGGAAGATCCACTCCGGTCCGCGTGCGGGTACTACGTTCCCGGTCGAGGTGCCGACGCATGTCACCGGCGTACTGGAGCACGAGTCCGGTGCGTTGACCACTGTCCTGATGTCCTTCGACGTCTGGGCGGCCCGGTTGCCGCGGATCGAAGTACATGGGACCGAAGGCAGCCTGTCCGTTCCGGACCCGAACGGCTTCGACGGCACGGTCGAGATCGCCACAGCCGCGCAGCGCGAGTGGACCGAGGTCCCGGTCGCCGGCGGGTATGCCGGTGCCGGCCGGGGCGTCGGTCTGGCGGACATGGCCCGCGCGCTCCGTCGCGGTGAGCCACACCGTGCTGACGGAGCGTTGGCGTACCACGTGCTCGACGTACTCGAGTCGCTGCTCGAGGCGGCGGTCCAGGATCAGCCTGTGGACGTCGCAAGTACGGTCGAGCGGCCCGCCGCCGTACCGTTGGGGGCGTCGCCCGAGCTCGCCTGAGGTTCAGGCTGAGACCCGCCCCACGCCGCCGTGCGTCGGTGCGGGCTCCTTCGGCTCGGTAGACTGGCACTCGGAACTTTCGAGTGCCAAGGGTCGATCGAGAGAGGGTGGTGCGGGTGCTGGACGACCGCAAGCTGGATGTGCTCCGCGCCATCGTCGAGGACTATGTCGCGACCCATGAGCCGGTCGGGTCGAAGACGCTGGTGGATCGGCACAACCTCGGCGTCTCACCCGCCACGGTCCGCAACGACATGGCCGCGCTGGAGGAGGAGGGGTACATCACCCAGCCGCACACCAGCGCCGGCCGGATCCCGACCGACGCCGGGTACCGGCTGTTCGTCGACAAGCTCAGCACGGTCAAGACGCTGTCGACGGCGGAGAAGAAGGCGATCACGTCGTTCCTGGCCGGGGCGGTCGACCTGGACGACGTCGTCCGGCGTACCGTCCGGCTGCTGGCGCAGATCACCCGCCAGGTCGCCATCGTGCAGTATCCGTCGCTGAACCGGTCGAGTGTCCGGCACATCGAGGTCGTCACGATGGGCACGCGCCGGCTGCTGCTGGTGCTGATCACCAGCAACGGCCGGGTCGAGCAGCGGATCGTCGAGCACCCGCACGACGTCGACGAGCAGCTGATCGCCGACCTGCGGTCGCGGCTCAACACGGTCCTGGCCGGGCAGCGCCTGACCGACGCGACCACCTCGCTCGCCGGCGTGCCCGAGCTGTTCGCCCCGGGCGACCGCTCGCTGGTCGCGTCGATCGTCACCACGCTGCTCGAAGCCTTCACCGACGAGGTCGGCGAGCAGCGGATCGCGGTCGGCGGCGCGGCCAACCTGACCCGGTACGGCGACGACTTCGAGCGCAACGTGAAGCCGGTGCTGGAGGCGCTCGAAGAGCACGTCATCCTGCTCCGGCTGCTCGGCGAGGCGACCAACCCGCAGACCCTGACCGTCCGCATCGGTCACGAGAACCCGTTCGAGGAGCTGGCCACCACGTCGGTGGTCGCGACCGGCTACGGGTCCAAGTCGGAGGCGCTGGCCACGCTCGGCATCGTCGGCCCGACCCATATGGACTACCCGAGCACAATGGGCGCGGTGCGGGCCGTCGCGCGCTACGTCAGCCAGATCCTGGCCGACTCATAATGAAGCTACCAACCCCCTGGTCTGGAGTATGAGCACCGATTACTACGCCGTTCTAGGCGTCAGCCGTGACGCGTCAGCGGACGAGATCAAGAAGGCGTACCGCAAGCTGGCGCGCCAGTACCACCCGGATGTGAACGACTCCGAGGATGCGCACCAGAAGTTCCAGGAGATCGGGCGCGCGTTCCAGGTGCTCAGCGACCCGCAGAAGCGCCAGATGCACGACCTCGGCGGCGACCCGTTCGCGAGTGCGGGCGGCGGGGCGGGCGGTGCCGGGTTCGGGCAGGCCTTCACGTTCACCGACATCATGGACGCGTTCTTCGGCCAGACCGGCGGCGCGACCCGCGGGCCGCGGCCGCGGACCCGGCGCGGTCAGGACGCGCTGATCCCGCTGCGGATCGACCTGGCCGAGGCGGCCTTCGGGACGACGCGGGAGCTCAAGGTCGACACGGCTGTCCTCTGCCCGACCTGTAGCGGGTCCGGCGCGGCGGCCGGGTCCGAGCCGGTCACCTGCGAGATCTGCCACGGGCGGGGCGAGGTGACGCACACGCAGCGGTCGTTCCTCGGCGAGGTGCGGACCATGCGCCCGTGCCCCAACTGCCGCGGCTACGGCACCACCATCCCGAGCCCGTGCGTCGAGTGCGCCGGCGACGGCCGCGTGCGCTCGCGCCGTACCGTCACCGTCAAGATCCCCGGCGGCGTCGACAGCGGCACCCGGGTGCAGCTGTCCGGGCAGGGCGAGGTCGGGCCCGGTGGCGGGCCGGCCGGCGACCTGTACGTCGAGATCGAGGTCGAGCCGCACGACATCTTCACCCGGAACGGCGACGACCTGCACTGCACGGTCACGCTGCCGATGACCGCGGCCGCGCTCGGTACGACGATCGACCTGCCGACGCTCGAGGGTGAGACGACGCCGTTGGAGATCCGGCCGGGCACGCAGTCCGGGAGCGGGCTCACGTTGACGGCGCGCGGCGTACCGCGGCTGCGGCACGCGGGACGTGGCGACCTGATCGTCCAGATCATCGTCGAGACGCCCACCAAGCTCGACGACGACCAGGCCGAGCTGCTCCGGCAACTCGCCGCCGCCCGCGACGAGGAACGTCCCCAAGGCCACGTGCAGGCCACCCACAAGGGCGTCTTCGGCCGCCTCCGCGACGCCTTCGGCGCCCACTAGAACCCGGGGCGTTCGGTCGGTGGGTGTCGCGGTGTTCTACCTCGCTGAGCTCGGCGGGGACGAGCTGGTGCTCGACGGGGCCGAGGGACGGCATGCGGCCGTCGTACGGCGGATCGGGCCGGGCGAGCGCATCCGGTTGACGGATGGGCGCGGCG from Kribbella sp. NBC_00709 carries:
- a CDS encoding NCS1 family nucleobase:cation symporter-1, with protein sequence MATIEQTVHSDGRVELTDPAALADSPYANAELAPTRLPERTWTTYNYAALWMGMAHNIPSYLLASGLVAIGMNWLQAFLTITLGNLIVLVPLLLNSHAGTKYGIPFPVFARAFYGVRGANFPALLRAFIACGWFGIQTWIGGQAIYVIVGELFGKGWLNASAIGGHPWTMWLSFAFFWVLQMVLIFRGIEGLRRFENWAAPLVTVAFVALMVAILVKAGGFGPILSQPSKLGWDADFWKIFAPSLMGMIAFWATLSLNMPDFTRFGKGQRAQVWGQIIGLPTTMSFIALVSIITTSGTVVLYGSAIWDPVELTRRFENPVIVTIGLIMAILATMSCNVAANVVSPSYDFANALPRWLNFRTAGLVTGVIGVVIQPWRLISDPSIYIFVWLSFYGGLLASVAGVLIAGYWLIDRTNLFLADLYQPNGRYWYSAGWNWRGVAATLLGSVLAVGGAYSNPGAGPFPEDGLIPFLKPLYDYSWAVGLVVGFLAYFVLTVTASSRRTTATHAAPTY
- a CDS encoding MBL fold metallo-hydrolase is translated as MSTWSEIGDRTWVRRYDAWDLNVGLVVGSEGALVIDTRATTEEAEQLRDHIRELTDAPVKWVVNTHAHFDHVVGNSVFTDATVYLHENAATEEDLAGTTFAAAKVIDLGDRRVELLYVGNAHTSGDTVVVVPDVDAFFVGDLLEESAPPSYGEDSFPLEWPDTLNSVVGMMTATTKVVPGHGAVVDAEFARDQAMDLGTVANTISSLHHAGTPLDDALKHTEDWPWPVEKLQDAIRRGYQALGAPQRPTLPLLGPG
- a CDS encoding EF-Tu/IF-2/RF-3 family GTPase, with product MSWKFWKRDSNPMDPQELLARGHAQAGGFPGPPRPQDSLPVGSFGMTVEDVFSITGRGTVVTGRVQAGTVSVGEQVLLSRAGQPLQQVEVTGVEMFRKIVKTAKAGDNVGLLLRGVDRDQVIKGDVLSK
- a CDS encoding ThuA domain-containing protein, which produces MTERRALVVRGGWEGHSPVEATDLFIPYLKENGYDVTVSDTTESYLDLDGVDLVLQCVTMSEIPAEHVKALDAAIRTGTGLAGWHGGIADSFRNSADYNFIVGGQFISHPHGFTDYRVDIVPEQAGHPIVEGITHFDVHTEQYYVHYDPTDTVLATTTFKSHPDYPWIEGAVMPAVWTRTWGEGKVFVCTVGHKLDDLETPEVRTIIERGLLWASK
- a CDS encoding Gfo/Idh/MocA family protein; the protein is MGEQVTNIGIVGTGVISGTYLDHLAKLPGVDVIAVADLDRSRAEAIADQHEGIRALTPDELYAADDVEIVLNLTIPAAHAPVHQAAMEAGKHVYGEKPLAVDRAAAEPLLKYAAANDLRVGCAPDTVLGTGTQTARAVIDRGDIGVPHAATASFVTPGHELWHPAPEFYYQPGGGPVLDMGPYYVTSLVTLLGPVRRVTARAGQSKQERKIHSGPRAGTTFPVEVPTHVTGVLEHESGALTTVLMSFDVWAARLPRIEVHGTEGSLSVPDPNGFDGTVEIATAAQREWTEVPVAGGYAGAGRGVGLADMARALRRGEPHRADGALAYHVLDVLESLLEAAVQDQPVDVASTVERPAAVPLGASPELA
- the hrcA gene encoding heat-inducible transcriptional repressor HrcA, which translates into the protein MLDDRKLDVLRAIVEDYVATHEPVGSKTLVDRHNLGVSPATVRNDMAALEEEGYITQPHTSAGRIPTDAGYRLFVDKLSTVKTLSTAEKKAITSFLAGAVDLDDVVRRTVRLLAQITRQVAIVQYPSLNRSSVRHIEVVTMGTRRLLLVLITSNGRVEQRIVEHPHDVDEQLIADLRSRLNTVLAGQRLTDATTSLAGVPELFAPGDRSLVASIVTTLLEAFTDEVGEQRIAVGGAANLTRYGDDFERNVKPVLEALEEHVILLRLLGEATNPQTLTVRIGHENPFEELATTSVVATGYGSKSEALATLGIVGPTHMDYPSTMGAVRAVARYVSQILADS
- the dnaJ gene encoding molecular chaperone DnaJ, with translation MSTDYYAVLGVSRDASADEIKKAYRKLARQYHPDVNDSEDAHQKFQEIGRAFQVLSDPQKRQMHDLGGDPFASAGGGAGGAGFGQAFTFTDIMDAFFGQTGGATRGPRPRTRRGQDALIPLRIDLAEAAFGTTRELKVDTAVLCPTCSGSGAAAGSEPVTCEICHGRGEVTHTQRSFLGEVRTMRPCPNCRGYGTTIPSPCVECAGDGRVRSRRTVTVKIPGGVDSGTRVQLSGQGEVGPGGGPAGDLYVEIEVEPHDIFTRNGDDLHCTVTLPMTAAALGTTIDLPTLEGETTPLEIRPGTQSGSGLTLTARGVPRLRHAGRGDLIVQIIVETPTKLDDDQAELLRQLAAARDEERPQGHVQATHKGVFGRLRDAFGAH